Proteins from one Burkholderia oklahomensis C6786 genomic window:
- a CDS encoding cysteine dioxygenase family protein produces MNHAASLIPQAPDAPSNQRERERATSAPRRALAAPTPIERFCARIDAAFDALANESAPSRHPAFARELRAALAQAVAAPGLLTPAQRESGAAGYRRHLLAADPLGRYAVVSLVWRPGQWSPVHGHHTWCGYAVLEGELTEIVYGWNDAACRAIDARKRARPTGAASYVCAGRAAIHRLGHAGAPADAPAISLHVYGVAGEQVATHVNDVVAVDAGPYA; encoded by the coding sequence ATGAACCACGCCGCCTCCCTCATCCCGCAGGCACCGGATGCGCCCTCGAACCAGCGCGAACGCGAGCGCGCGACGTCCGCGCCGCGTCGCGCACTCGCCGCGCCGACGCCGATCGAGCGTTTCTGTGCGCGAATCGACGCCGCGTTCGACGCGCTCGCCAACGAATCCGCGCCGTCGCGACATCCGGCGTTCGCACGCGAACTGCGCGCCGCGCTCGCGCAAGCCGTCGCGGCGCCGGGACTCCTCACGCCCGCGCAACGCGAAAGCGGCGCGGCGGGCTATCGGCGCCATCTGCTCGCCGCCGACCCGCTCGGCCGCTATGCGGTCGTGTCGCTCGTGTGGCGGCCCGGCCAATGGAGCCCCGTGCACGGCCATCATACGTGGTGCGGCTACGCGGTGCTCGAAGGCGAGCTCACGGAGATCGTCTACGGCTGGAACGACGCGGCCTGCCGTGCGATCGACGCGCGCAAGCGCGCGCGGCCGACGGGCGCGGCGTCTTATGTCTGCGCCGGGCGCGCGGCCATCCACCGGCTCGGGCATGCGGGCGCGCCGGCCGACGCGCCCGCGATTTCGCTGCACGTGTACGGCGTGGCCGGCGAGCAAGTGGCGACGCACGTGAACGACGTCGTCGCGGTCGACGCCGGCCCGTATGCGTGA
- a CDS encoding ABC transporter ATP-binding protein produces MLLELNAVTLAYDTPRGRRTIVDRLNLALERGAIGCLLGASGCGKTTVLRAIAGFEPVRAGEIVLAGAALASRDADVPPEKRRVGMMFQDYALFPHLSAQQNVEFGLRRAPKAQRRARAAQMLELVGLADAANAYPHELSGGQQQRIALARALAPSPELLLLDEPFSNLDVDTRERLAFEVRDILKAAGHTALFVTHNQAEAFALADRIGVIDDGRLAQWDTPYNLYHHPASEFVADFVRRDALADERRRALERGR; encoded by the coding sequence ATGCTGCTCGAACTGAACGCCGTCACGCTCGCCTACGACACGCCGCGCGGCCGGCGCACGATCGTCGACCGCCTGAACCTCGCGCTCGAGCGCGGCGCGATCGGCTGCCTGCTCGGCGCGTCCGGCTGCGGGAAGACGACGGTGCTGCGCGCGATCGCGGGCTTCGAGCCCGTGCGCGCGGGCGAGATCGTGCTGGCGGGCGCCGCGCTCGCGAGCCGCGATGCCGACGTGCCGCCGGAAAAACGCCGCGTCGGGATGATGTTCCAGGACTACGCGCTGTTCCCGCACCTGTCCGCGCAGCAAAACGTCGAGTTCGGGCTGCGCCGCGCGCCGAAGGCGCAACGCCGCGCGCGCGCCGCGCAGATGCTCGAGCTCGTCGGCCTCGCCGACGCGGCGAACGCGTATCCGCACGAACTGTCGGGCGGCCAGCAGCAGCGGATCGCGCTCGCCCGCGCGCTCGCGCCGTCGCCGGAGCTGCTGCTGCTCGACGAGCCGTTCTCGAATCTCGACGTCGACACCCGCGAGCGGCTCGCGTTCGAGGTGCGCGACATCCTGAAGGCGGCGGGCCACACGGCGCTCTTCGTCACGCACAACCAGGCGGAAGCGTTCGCGCTCGCCGACCGGATCGGCGTGATCGACGACGGACGGCTCGCGCAATGGGACACGCCGTACAACCTCTATCACCATCCGGCGAGCGAATTCGTCGCGGATTTCGTGCGGCGCGACGCGCTCGCCGACGAGCGCCGGCGCGCGCTCGAGCGGGGGCGCTGA
- a CDS encoding Rrf2 family transcriptional regulator, whose translation MNTSSRFAFAVHALALLSLQEGVPLSSDMIAGSVNTNPALIRRLLSMLAAAGLTTSQLGAGGGALLAREPSSITLLDVYRAVDDAQLFALHRETPNPACLVGRHIQGVLTDYIGDAQRAMEASLATRTLADVTADVLRSEASGQPGGAQASG comes from the coding sequence ATGAATACGAGCAGCCGGTTTGCGTTTGCCGTCCACGCGCTCGCGTTGTTGTCGCTGCAGGAAGGCGTGCCGCTGTCGTCGGACATGATCGCGGGCAGCGTGAACACGAATCCGGCGCTGATTCGCCGCCTGCTGTCGATGCTGGCGGCGGCGGGGCTCACGACGTCGCAGCTCGGCGCGGGCGGTGGCGCGCTGCTGGCGCGCGAGCCGTCGAGCATCACGCTGCTCGACGTCTACCGCGCGGTCGATGATGCGCAACTTTTCGCGCTGCACCGCGAGACGCCGAATCCGGCATGCCTCGTCGGACGGCACATCCAGGGCGTGTTGACCGACTACATCGGCGACGCACAGCGGGCGATGGAGGCGTCGCTCGCGACGCGCACGCTCGCCGACGTGACGGCCGACGTATTGCGTTCGGAGGCGTCCGGGCAGCCGGGCGGCGCGCAGGCGAGTGGTTGA
- a CDS encoding NADPH-dependent FMN reductase, producing MHDTMRTIDILAISGSLRATSINTAVLQAAAALAPAGMRVCLFRRLGEFPLFNPDFDDPMPEPVQAFRDRLNTANGVLIASPEYAHGVTGVMKNALDWVVGCEAMVCKPVAVLNASPRATHADAALKETLAVMSASIVADASVALPILGAKLDAEGIASHPEFASVLSAALRALQRDIGIRDASAAN from the coding sequence ATGCACGACACGATGCGCACAATCGACATTCTGGCGATCTCGGGCAGCCTGCGAGCCACCTCGATCAACACCGCCGTGCTGCAAGCGGCCGCCGCGCTCGCGCCCGCAGGCATGCGCGTCTGCCTGTTCCGCCGGCTCGGCGAGTTCCCGCTGTTCAATCCGGACTTCGACGATCCGATGCCCGAGCCGGTCCAGGCGTTTCGCGATCGGCTGAACACGGCCAACGGCGTGCTGATCGCCAGCCCCGAGTACGCGCACGGCGTGACGGGCGTGATGAAGAACGCGCTCGACTGGGTGGTCGGCTGCGAGGCGATGGTGTGCAAGCCGGTTGCGGTGCTCAACGCGTCGCCGCGCGCGACGCATGCGGACGCGGCGCTCAAGGAGACGCTCGCTGTCATGTCGGCCTCGATCGTTGCGGATGCATCGGTTGCGCTGCCGATTCTCGGCGCGAAGCTCGACGCCGAAGGCATCGCGTCGCATCCGGAATTCGCGAGCGTGCTGTCCGCGGCGCTGCGGGCGCTGCAGCGCGATATCGGCATCCGCGACGCGAGCGCGGCGAACTAG
- a CDS encoding Lrp/AsnC family transcriptional regulator — translation MDAIDRKLLELLQEDATLPIAELAQRVNLSQTPCWKRIQRLKETGTIRAQVALCDPRKLGVGTTVFVAVRTNQHTEEWAARFTQVVRDMPEVVEVYRMSGETDYLLRVVVADIDDYDRIYKKLIRSVPLFDVSSSFAMEQIKYSTALPVRDGVAG, via the coding sequence ATGGACGCGATCGATCGTAAGTTGCTCGAGCTGCTGCAGGAGGACGCGACGCTGCCGATCGCCGAACTCGCGCAGCGCGTGAATCTGTCGCAGACGCCTTGCTGGAAACGGATCCAGCGGCTCAAGGAGACGGGCACGATTCGCGCGCAAGTCGCGCTGTGCGATCCGCGCAAGCTCGGCGTCGGCACGACGGTGTTCGTCGCGGTGCGCACGAACCAGCATACGGAAGAGTGGGCGGCGCGCTTCACGCAGGTGGTGCGCGACATGCCGGAAGTCGTCGAGGTCTACCGGATGAGCGGGGAGACGGATTATCTGCTGCGGGTCGTCGTCGCGGACATCGACGACTACGACCGCATCTACAAGAAGCTGATCCGCTCGGTGCCGCTTTTCGACGTCAGCTCGTCGTTCGCGATGGAGCAGATCAAGTATTCGACCGCGCTGCCGGTGCGCGACGGCGTCGCGGGTTGA
- a CDS encoding PhoX family protein, with translation MPALPNPSRRHALKILASAPMLPLSGVALPALLSGCGGDDNVAAAPPAASFAAAAFAPMAAPTLADPAAMATTTVGSTLSVSFSDGSTRNYKLAYRPFFVTGDQVPDGKGGTILAGGYYDINNRPIVDATVAGRERQFFSDCPDGSSLLTLKDAKVPGVKGNTVFAVVQFEYATRSQNGDSAYGQLPSPIAVLTLDQDPATGALKLVKYHNVDTSAAHGLWITCGASLSPWNTHLSSEEYEPDATKAATDAQFKAFSRNTFGSDTAANPYHYGHLPEIVVNPDGTGAVKKHYCLGRISHELIHVMPDQRTVMMGDDATNGGLFMFVADKPADLSAGTLYVGKWTQTSAAGAGAATLTWIRLGHATSAEIEALANRLKASDIMDVATTDPADPTFAKIHFGGKFNWIRVKPGMELAAAFLETHRYAALAGGSMAFTKLEGTTANAKDKVVYMAMSRLETSMVKGNAVSRDVALDKKIAAGAVYALGMRGGQRDTSGAAIDSEWVPVDMSAPAALVGEDLAAADALGNLANPDKIANPDNLKFSEKLRTLFIGEDSGMHVNNFLWAYNVDTKKLSRVLSCPAGAESTGLHAVDEINGWTYIMSNFQHAGDWESPLHDKVKGTLDPLVRANYKDRFGASVGYLTAEPAAIQLKKA, from the coding sequence ATGCCCGCGTTGCCCAATCCCTCCCGCCGCCATGCCCTGAAGATTCTCGCCAGCGCGCCGATGCTGCCGCTCTCCGGCGTCGCGCTCCCCGCCCTGCTGTCCGGTTGCGGCGGGGACGACAACGTCGCGGCCGCGCCGCCCGCGGCCAGCTTCGCGGCCGCCGCGTTCGCGCCGATGGCCGCGCCGACGCTCGCCGACCCGGCCGCGATGGCGACGACGACCGTCGGCTCGACGCTGTCGGTATCGTTCAGCGACGGCTCGACGCGCAACTACAAGCTCGCGTACCGGCCGTTCTTCGTGACGGGCGACCAGGTGCCGGACGGCAAAGGCGGCACGATCCTCGCGGGCGGCTACTACGACATCAACAACCGGCCGATCGTCGACGCGACGGTCGCGGGACGCGAGCGCCAGTTCTTCTCCGACTGTCCGGACGGCAGCTCGCTCCTCACGCTCAAGGACGCGAAGGTGCCTGGCGTGAAGGGCAACACGGTGTTCGCGGTCGTCCAGTTCGAATACGCGACGCGCAGCCAGAACGGCGATTCGGCGTACGGCCAGCTGCCGTCGCCGATCGCGGTGCTGACGCTCGATCAGGACCCGGCGACGGGCGCGCTCAAGCTCGTCAAGTACCACAACGTCGACACGTCGGCCGCGCACGGCCTGTGGATCACGTGCGGCGCGAGCCTGTCGCCGTGGAACACGCACCTGTCGAGCGAGGAGTACGAGCCGGACGCGACGAAGGCCGCGACCGACGCGCAGTTCAAGGCGTTCAGCCGGAACACTTTCGGCAGCGACACGGCCGCGAATCCGTACCACTACGGCCACCTGCCCGAGATCGTCGTGAACCCGGACGGCACGGGCGCCGTGAAGAAGCACTACTGCCTCGGGCGCATCTCGCACGAGCTGATCCACGTGATGCCCGACCAGCGCACCGTGATGATGGGCGACGACGCGACGAACGGCGGCCTCTTCATGTTCGTCGCGGACAAGCCGGCCGACCTGTCGGCGGGCACGCTGTACGTCGGCAAGTGGACGCAGACGTCGGCGGCGGGCGCGGGCGCGGCGACGCTCACGTGGATCAGGCTCGGCCACGCGACGAGCGCCGAGATCGAGGCGCTCGCGAACCGGCTGAAGGCGTCCGACATCATGGACGTCGCGACGACCGACCCGGCCGATCCGACGTTCGCGAAGATCCACTTCGGCGGCAAGTTCAACTGGATCCGCGTGAAGCCGGGGATGGAGCTCGCGGCCGCGTTCCTCGAGACGCACCGCTACGCGGCGCTCGCGGGCGGCAGCATGGCGTTCACGAAGCTCGAAGGGACGACCGCGAACGCGAAGGACAAGGTCGTCTACATGGCGATGTCGCGGCTCGAGACGTCGATGGTGAAAGGCAACGCGGTGTCGCGCGACGTCGCGCTCGACAAGAAGATCGCGGCGGGCGCCGTCTACGCGCTCGGCATGCGCGGCGGCCAGCGCGACACGTCGGGCGCCGCGATCGACAGCGAATGGGTGCCCGTCGACATGAGCGCGCCCGCGGCGCTCGTCGGCGAGGACCTGGCCGCGGCCGACGCGCTCGGCAATCTCGCGAATCCGGACAAGATCGCGAATCCGGACAACCTGAAGTTCTCGGAAAAGCTGCGCACCCTGTTCATCGGCGAGGATTCGGGGATGCACGTGAACAACTTCCTGTGGGCGTACAACGTCGACACGAAAAAGCTGTCGCGCGTGCTGTCGTGCCCGGCGGGCGCCGAGTCGACGGGCCTGCACGCAGTCGACGAGATCAACGGCTGGACCTACATCATGAGCAACTTCCAGCACGCGGGCGATTGGGAATCGCCGCTGCACGACAAGGTGAAGGGCACGCTCGATCCGCTCGTGCGCGCGAACTACAAGGACCGCTTCGGCGCGAGCGTCGGCTATCTGACGGCCGAGCCCGCGGCGATCCAGCTCAAGAAGGCGTGA
- a CDS encoding mechanosensitive ion channel family protein, with protein MPISPRLLFARGAALVLAAVAARSSIVAGAIARRSAARAAALVLAFAGLVLAGAPPAARAATNPSLATLQKLIAPAAASDAAAPASGASAAAPASAPSPASAAEIARSFDSVIKMLDNDRQRMQLVAQLKQLRGVALAAQVAQTASAAAAASGATGTGLLGAIASGMASVEASLRDRDTPLRYWSARFRAAGSELYGLASGAGPQPPAQILLDLVLMLAGWLACAAFLIWAQHRVWARCGIAVKLDPNPGAKDMLIFALRRVGPWIVSFVAVLAIARGLPDSLGRTLALVVAYAIVSGSVFASLCLIMFALFSAGHRRAAGRVLIGRSWGLLRLIGAFGALGDAALNRDIAWQLGVDLSSLVSTVSSMAAAVLCACFALAYRRPVAHLIRNRSHAQRTGHRATTEMADFAAAFWPAPVLLLAFAAVAGTLLGSRSSSDLLRISIVSALLLVLAFFLSAVALRVTRPHPTHRKRRHRSAYVARLVRFAGSLATLFVWLGYVELTSRLWGISLARIVEHSVAARGIAQAVTAIVVTLFVAWLAWIVVDTAILEALSSASSRGKSRNPSMRARTMLPLVRNVAFVTIVTVAAIVTAANLGINVTPLLAGAGVIGLAVGFGAQSLVSDLITGLFIIVEDTISVGDWIDVDGGHAGTVEHLTIRTVRLRDGQGALHSIPFSQIKIVKNLSRDYGCAVFEVRAPFSADLDHVTRLIRDAGADLWSDVAMRRLMLGAVEIWGLDRFEPNWMVVKGQIRTRPQQQSTVMRAFNARIKRRMDDAGIEIPLPQMRVYSTATGGVAAEDAKGETARDEKRDERGPERVAHDGAGRDGERQGEGGADARVEQRADVRAAAAGKRDASSG; from the coding sequence ATGCCGATTTCGCCTCGCTTGCTCTTCGCTCGCGGCGCCGCCTTGGTTCTCGCGGCGGTCGCCGCCCGTTCGTCGATCGTCGCGGGGGCGATCGCGCGGCGTTCGGCGGCGCGCGCCGCCGCGCTCGTACTCGCGTTCGCCGGTCTTGTGCTTGCCGGCGCGCCGCCCGCCGCGCGAGCCGCGACCAATCCGAGTCTCGCAACCCTCCAGAAGCTGATCGCGCCCGCCGCCGCGTCGGACGCCGCCGCGCCGGCGTCGGGCGCATCGGCCGCCGCGCCCGCATCCGCGCCGTCGCCCGCGAGCGCCGCCGAGATCGCGCGCTCGTTCGACTCCGTCATCAAGATGCTCGACAACGACCGGCAGCGCATGCAGCTCGTCGCGCAACTGAAGCAGTTGCGCGGCGTCGCGCTCGCCGCGCAGGTCGCGCAGACGGCGTCCGCCGCCGCGGCGGCGTCCGGCGCGACGGGCACGGGGCTCCTCGGCGCGATCGCGTCCGGGATGGCGTCCGTCGAGGCGAGCCTGCGCGATCGCGACACGCCGCTGCGCTACTGGTCCGCACGCTTTCGCGCGGCGGGCAGCGAGCTGTACGGGCTCGCAAGCGGCGCGGGGCCGCAGCCGCCCGCGCAGATCCTGCTCGATCTCGTGCTGATGCTGGCCGGCTGGCTTGCGTGCGCGGCGTTTCTGATCTGGGCGCAACACCGGGTCTGGGCGCGCTGCGGGATCGCGGTCAAGCTCGATCCGAACCCGGGCGCGAAGGACATGCTGATCTTCGCGCTGCGGCGCGTCGGGCCGTGGATCGTGTCGTTCGTCGCCGTGCTCGCGATCGCGCGCGGCCTGCCCGATTCGCTTGGCCGCACGCTCGCGCTCGTCGTCGCGTACGCAATCGTGTCGGGCTCGGTGTTCGCGTCGCTGTGCCTCATCATGTTCGCGCTCTTCAGCGCGGGCCACCGGCGCGCGGCGGGGCGCGTGCTGATCGGGCGCTCGTGGGGGCTGCTGCGCCTGATCGGCGCGTTCGGCGCACTCGGCGACGCGGCGCTCAACCGCGACATCGCGTGGCAGCTCGGCGTCGACCTGTCGAGCCTCGTGTCGACCGTGTCGAGCATGGCGGCCGCCGTGCTCTGCGCGTGCTTCGCGCTCGCGTACCGGCGGCCCGTCGCGCACCTGATCCGCAACCGCAGCCACGCGCAGCGCACCGGCCATCGCGCGACGACCGAGATGGCCGACTTCGCGGCCGCGTTCTGGCCCGCGCCCGTGCTGCTGCTCGCGTTCGCGGCGGTGGCGGGCACGCTGCTCGGCAGCCGTTCGTCGTCCGATCTGCTGCGCATCTCGATCGTGAGCGCGCTGCTGCTCGTGCTCGCGTTCTTCCTGTCGGCCGTCGCGCTGCGCGTCACGCGCCCGCATCCGACCCATCGCAAGCGCCGCCACCGCTCCGCGTACGTCGCGCGGCTCGTGCGCTTCGCGGGCTCGCTCGCGACGCTCTTCGTCTGGCTCGGCTACGTCGAACTGACGTCGCGCTTGTGGGGGATCTCGCTCGCGCGGATCGTCGAGCACAGCGTCGCCGCGCGCGGGATCGCGCAGGCGGTGACGGCGATCGTCGTCACGCTGTTCGTCGCGTGGCTTGCGTGGATCGTCGTCGACACCGCGATCCTCGAGGCGCTCAGCTCGGCGAGTTCGCGCGGCAAGAGCCGCAATCCGAGCATGCGTGCGCGCACGATGCTGCCGCTCGTGCGCAACGTCGCGTTCGTGACGATCGTCACCGTCGCCGCGATCGTCACGGCGGCGAATCTCGGGATCAACGTGACGCCGCTTCTCGCCGGCGCGGGCGTGATCGGCCTCGCGGTCGGCTTCGGCGCGCAGTCGCTCGTGTCGGACCTCATTACCGGGCTCTTCATCATCGTCGAGGACACGATCTCGGTCGGCGACTGGATCGACGTCGACGGCGGCCATGCGGGCACGGTCGAGCATCTGACGATCCGCACGGTGCGGCTGCGCGACGGGCAGGGCGCGCTGCATTCGATCCCGTTCTCGCAGATCAAGATCGTCAAGAACCTGTCGCGCGACTACGGCTGTGCGGTGTTCGAAGTGCGCGCGCCGTTCTCCGCCGATCTCGACCACGTCACGCGGCTGATCCGCGATGCGGGCGCGGATCTGTGGAGCGACGTCGCGATGCGCCGGCTGATGCTGGGCGCGGTCGAGATATGGGGGCTCGACCGCTTCGAGCCGAACTGGATGGTCGTCAAGGGACAGATCCGCACGCGGCCGCAGCAGCAGTCGACCGTGATGCGCGCGTTCAATGCGCGGATCAAGCGGCGGATGGACGACGCCGGCATCGAGATTCCGCTGCCGCAGATGCGCGTCTATTCGACGGCGACGGGCGGTGTCGCGGCGGAGGATGCGAAGGGCGAGACGGCGCGCGATGAGAAGCGCGACGAGCGCGGTCCGGAGCGCGTCGCGCACGACGGCGCGGGACGCGACGGCGAACGGCAGGGCGAGGGCGGCGCCGACGCGCGCGTCGAGCAGCGCGCCGATGTTCGTGCGGCGGCTGCGGGCAAGCGGGACGCGTCGAGCGGTTGA
- a CDS encoding NAD(P)-dependent oxidoreductase — protein sequence MTQRTLKIALFGATGMIGSRIAAEAARRGHQVTALSRRPAAGAGNVTAKAADLFDAASIAAALEGQDVVASAYGPKQEDASKVVDVAKALVEGARKAGVKRVVVVGGAGTLEVAPGKQLVDTEGFPDAYKAVALAHRDAYDYLTTVQDLDWTFFSPAALIAPGERTGTFRTGAGKLIVDADGNSKISAEDYAVAFVDEIEQNHFVRQVATVAY from the coding sequence ATGACGCAACGCACTTTGAAAATCGCTCTGTTCGGCGCGACCGGCATGATCGGCTCGCGGATCGCCGCCGAGGCGGCGCGCCGCGGCCATCAGGTGACGGCGTTGTCGCGTCGTCCGGCGGCGGGCGCCGGGAACGTGACCGCGAAGGCGGCCGACCTGTTCGATGCGGCGAGCATCGCCGCCGCGCTCGAAGGCCAGGACGTCGTCGCGAGCGCGTACGGTCCGAAGCAGGAGGATGCGTCGAAGGTCGTCGACGTGGCGAAGGCGCTCGTCGAAGGCGCGCGCAAGGCAGGCGTGAAGCGCGTCGTCGTCGTGGGCGGCGCGGGCACGCTCGAAGTCGCGCCCGGCAAGCAACTCGTCGATACCGAAGGCTTCCCGGACGCGTACAAGGCCGTTGCGCTCGCGCATCGCGACGCGTACGACTACCTGACGACGGTGCAGGACCTCGACTGGACGTTCTTCTCGCCCGCCGCGCTGATCGCGCCCGGCGAGCGCACCGGCACGTTCCGCACGGGCGCGGGCAAGCTGATCGTCGACGCCGACGGCAACAGCAAGATCTCGGCCGAAGACTACGCGGTCGCGTTCGTCGACGAGATCGAGCAGAATCACTTCGTTCGCCAGGTCGCGACGGTCGCGTACTGA
- a CDS encoding IclR family transcriptional regulator: protein MTTRSNAQPVSREREATSDEITALARGLAVLRRIAASDAPVSNRELAELTGIPKPTVSRITATLVSAGFLFQLPDSERFVLTASVLELSNGFLRNFDIRARSRPFLVELAEKTSLSVHLAVRDRLDMVAIDVIRPRSAVLVTRLETGSRMDIARTAVGRAYLAALEDDARRELIGALQAAAGDDWPFVVARLNSALSDIAQNGYAIAIGEWREELNAIAAGFVAPTGQRYAVNCGGSAHQCTPDFLRSVAVPALRECIAKITREIGGSAWPDRAR from the coding sequence GTGACGACACGCTCCAACGCCCAACCCGTTTCCCGGGAACGGGAAGCCACCTCCGACGAAATCACGGCCCTCGCGCGCGGCTTGGCCGTCCTGCGTCGCATCGCGGCCTCCGATGCCCCGGTCAGCAACCGGGAACTGGCAGAATTGACAGGTATCCCGAAGCCAACCGTGTCGCGGATCACGGCGACGCTCGTCAGCGCCGGATTCCTGTTCCAGTTGCCCGACAGCGAGCGCTTCGTGCTGACGGCGTCGGTGCTCGAGCTCAGCAACGGCTTCCTGCGCAACTTCGACATCCGCGCGCGCTCGCGGCCGTTCCTCGTCGAGCTCGCCGAAAAGACCTCGCTGTCCGTCCACCTCGCGGTGCGCGACCGCCTCGACATGGTCGCGATCGACGTGATCCGCCCGCGCTCGGCGGTGCTCGTCACACGGCTCGAGACCGGCTCGCGGATGGACATCGCACGCACGGCGGTCGGCCGCGCGTACCTCGCGGCGCTCGAGGACGACGCGCGGCGCGAGCTGATCGGCGCGCTGCAGGCCGCGGCGGGCGACGACTGGCCGTTCGTCGTCGCACGGCTGAATTCCGCGCTCTCCGATATCGCGCAGAACGGCTATGCGATCGCGATCGGCGAATGGCGCGAGGAACTGAATGCAATCGCAGCGGGCTTCGTCGCGCCGACCGGCCAGCGCTACGCGGTCAACTGCGGCGGTTCCGCGCACCAGTGCACGCCCGACTTCCTGCGCTCGGTCGCGGTGCCCGCGCTACGCGAGTGCATCGCGAAGATCACGCGCGAGATCGGCGGCTCCGCCTGGCCGGACCGCGCGCGCTGA
- a CDS encoding MdtA/MuxA family multidrug efflux RND transporter periplasmic adaptor subunit, with the protein MDNQEKPAPRSPAHPPSGPDAPRSHRKLIAFCTLAVVAIGGLLWWHPWKDGASGASGATAASQPGGARKRGGPAALANLPQPVQVAAAARGEMPIVLNALGTVTPLANVAVRTQLSGYLQSVSFQEGQIVRKGDVLAQIDPRPYQITLANAQGALARDEALLATARLDLQRYQTLVAQDSIAKQTADTQASLVKQYEGTVQIDRAAIDSAKLNLTYARITAPVSGRVGLRQVDPGNYVTPSDTNGIVVITQLQPMSVIFTTSEDNLPSILKQVNAGSKLSITAYNRNNTTPLETGVLDTLDNQIDTSTGTVKLRATFENKSNLLFPNQFVNTRLLVDTMRDATIVPTSAVLTGSIGQFVYVVKPDNTVTVRKVKPGPVDGERTSIVDGLAVGERVVTDGSDRLREGSAITIPAEQPKHASGAKGASAASGAHKRRAASQAQSQ; encoded by the coding sequence ATGGACAACCAAGAAAAGCCCGCTCCCCGCTCTCCCGCCCACCCGCCGTCGGGCCCCGACGCGCCCCGCTCGCACCGCAAGCTGATCGCGTTCTGCACGCTCGCGGTCGTCGCGATCGGCGGCCTCTTGTGGTGGCATCCATGGAAGGACGGCGCAAGCGGGGCAAGCGGCGCGACCGCCGCGAGCCAGCCGGGCGGCGCGCGCAAGCGAGGCGGGCCGGCCGCGCTCGCGAACCTGCCGCAGCCCGTCCAGGTCGCGGCCGCGGCGCGCGGCGAGATGCCCATCGTCCTCAACGCGCTCGGCACGGTCACGCCGCTCGCGAACGTGGCGGTCAGGACCCAGCTGTCCGGATACCTGCAGTCCGTCTCGTTCCAGGAAGGCCAGATCGTCAGGAAAGGCGACGTGCTCGCGCAGATCGATCCGCGTCCGTACCAGATCACGCTCGCGAACGCGCAGGGCGCGCTCGCGCGCGACGAGGCGCTCCTCGCGACCGCGCGCCTCGACCTGCAGCGCTACCAGACGCTCGTCGCGCAGGATTCGATCGCAAAGCAGACGGCCGACACGCAGGCGTCGCTCGTCAAGCAGTACGAAGGCACCGTGCAGATCGACCGCGCGGCGATCGACTCCGCGAAGCTCAACCTGACGTACGCGCGGATCACGGCGCCCGTGTCGGGCCGCGTCGGCCTGCGGCAGGTCGATCCGGGCAACTACGTGACGCCGTCGGATACGAACGGCATCGTCGTCATCACGCAATTGCAGCCGATGAGCGTGATCTTCACGACGTCGGAAGACAACCTGCCGTCGATCCTCAAGCAGGTGAACGCCGGCAGCAAGCTGTCGATCACCGCGTACAACCGCAACAACACGACGCCGCTCGAAACCGGCGTGCTCGACACGCTCGACAATCAGATCGATACGTCGACGGGCACCGTGAAGCTGCGCGCGACGTTCGAGAACAAGAGCAACCTGCTGTTCCCGAATCAGTTCGTCAACACGCGCCTCCTCGTCGACACGATGCGCGACGCGACGATCGTGCCGACCTCGGCCGTGCTGACGGGCTCGATCGGCCAGTTCGTCTACGTCGTGAAGCCGGACAACACCGTGACCGTGCGCAAGGTGAAGCCCGGCCCCGTCGACGGCGAGCGCACGAGCATCGTCGACGGGCTCGCGGTCGGCGAGCGCGTCGTGACCGACGGCTCCGACCGGCTGCGCGAAGGCTCGGCGATCACGATTCCGGCCGAGCAGCCGAAGCACGCGTCGGGCGCGAAAGGCGCGTCGGCCGCGTCCGGCGCGCACAAGCGCCGCGCGGCGTCGCAGGCCCAGTCGCAATGA